One genomic segment of Natrialbaceae archaeon AArc-T1-2 includes these proteins:
- the ilvC gene encoding ketol-acid reductoisomerase — protein MTDTDTDTVADGFTTDIYYDADADESTLEDTTVAVLGYGSQGHAHAQNLADSGVDVVVGLREDSASRAAVKEDGLEVATPAEAAERAEYVSVLVPDTVQPAVFEEIEPHLEEGDVLQFAHGFNIHYNQIQPPEGVDVTMVAPKSPGHLVRRNYENDEGTPGLLAIYQDTTGEARDRALAYAKGIGCTRAGVIETTFQEEVESDLFGEQAVLCGGVTALVKHGYETLVDAGYSPEIAYFECLNELKLIVDLMYEGGLGEMWDSVSDTAEYGGLAKGEEIVDETVRENMEQALEEVQNGEFAREWIAENQAGRPSYTQLHEAEANHEIEDVGERLRELFAWADE, from the coding sequence ATGACTGATACTGATACCGATACCGTAGCTGACGGCTTTACGACCGACATCTACTATGACGCCGACGCGGACGAATCGACCCTCGAAGACACCACCGTTGCCGTACTCGGCTACGGCAGTCAGGGCCACGCCCACGCCCAGAACCTCGCCGATAGCGGGGTCGACGTGGTCGTCGGCCTGCGCGAGGACTCCGCCTCGCGTGCGGCAGTGAAAGAGGACGGCCTCGAGGTCGCGACGCCTGCCGAGGCGGCCGAACGAGCCGAGTACGTCTCCGTGCTCGTGCCCGACACCGTCCAGCCGGCGGTCTTCGAGGAGATCGAACCCCACCTCGAGGAAGGCGACGTCTTGCAGTTCGCTCACGGCTTTAACATCCACTACAACCAGATCCAGCCGCCCGAGGGCGTGGACGTGACGATGGTCGCCCCCAAGTCGCCGGGTCACCTCGTCCGCCGGAACTACGAGAACGACGAGGGAACGCCCGGCCTGCTGGCGATCTACCAGGACACGACCGGTGAGGCCAGAGACCGTGCGCTCGCGTACGCGAAGGGTATCGGCTGTACTCGTGCGGGCGTCATCGAGACGACGTTCCAGGAGGAAGTCGAGTCCGACCTCTTCGGCGAGCAGGCGGTGCTCTGTGGCGGCGTGACGGCGCTGGTCAAACATGGCTACGAGACGCTCGTCGACGCTGGCTACAGCCCCGAGATCGCCTACTTCGAGTGTCTCAACGAGCTCAAACTCATCGTCGACCTGATGTACGAAGGCGGGCTCGGCGAGATGTGGGACTCCGTCTCTGACACCGCCGAGTACGGCGGCCTCGCCAAAGGCGAGGAAATCGTCGACGAGACGGTCCGAGAGAACATGGAACAAGCGCTCGAAGAGGTTCAAAACGGCGAGTTCGCCCGCGAGTGGATCGCGGAGAACCAGGCCGGACGACCGAGTTACACGCAACTGCACGAAGCGGAAGCGAACCACGAGATCGAAGACGTCGGCGAACGGCTGCGCGAGCTGTTCGCCTGGGCGGACGAATAA
- a CDS encoding DUF5779 family protein — MSEFDLDLRAVEEHIDDGDSAFEGGIVLGILDGTTPPEEWLETVGDGNVLVLDVVGDVNRLAAGFARDVRELGGSLIHFRGFLIVTPPGVDVDTSRL; from the coding sequence ATGAGCGAGTTCGACCTCGACCTCCGGGCGGTCGAGGAACACATCGACGACGGCGACTCGGCGTTCGAGGGTGGGATCGTACTCGGCATTCTCGACGGGACGACGCCGCCCGAGGAGTGGCTCGAGACGGTTGGCGACGGTAACGTCCTGGTACTCGACGTCGTGGGCGACGTCAATCGGCTGGCTGCGGGCTTTGCTCGCGACGTCAGAGAACTCGGCGGGAGTCTCATTCACTTCCGTGGCTTCCTGATCGTCACGCCGCCGGGCGTCGATGTCGACACCAGCCGGTTGTAG
- a CDS encoding LeuA family protein: protein MRTQCLHQTTALTPVRAVEFFQGTLDSTKEIESARVFDTTLRDGEQSPGTSFSYDDKRQIAAILDEMGTHVIEAGFPVNSDAEFEAVRDIAESTSATTCGLARVVDEDIEAALDSGVEMVHTFVSTSDVQIEDSMHATREDVLQRAVESVERIVEAGATCMFSPMDATRTDEAFLIEVIDAVTEAGTDWINIPDTTGVATPRRYYDLIDKVTDHTDAYIDVHTHDDFGLATANALAGIEAGADQAQVSVNSIGERAGNAAYEEFVMAVESLYQGDTGIDTTRISELSAIVEGKSGMDVPGNKPVVGENAFSHESGIHAAGVIENSDTFEPGVMTPEMIGAERRLVLGKHTGTHSVRERLVERGFDPTDEQVRAVTRRVKDFGAEKRDVTVADLERFAEEEGVEREREEVRV from the coding sequence ATTCGAACACAATGTCTACACCAGACAACGGCTCTGACACCAGTCAGGGCGGTCGAGTTCTTCCAGGGCACGTTAGATTCCACTAAGGAGATCGAGTCGGCTCGAGTCTTCGACACCACGTTGCGTGACGGGGAACAGTCCCCCGGCACCTCGTTTTCCTACGACGACAAACGCCAGATTGCCGCGATCTTAGACGAGATGGGGACCCACGTCATCGAGGCCGGGTTCCCCGTCAACTCCGACGCGGAGTTCGAGGCGGTGCGTGACATCGCCGAGAGTACGTCCGCGACGACCTGTGGACTGGCACGCGTCGTCGACGAGGATATCGAGGCCGCGCTGGATTCGGGCGTCGAGATGGTGCACACGTTCGTCAGCACCAGCGACGTCCAGATCGAAGATTCGATGCACGCGACTCGAGAAGACGTGTTGCAGCGTGCGGTCGAGTCGGTCGAACGGATCGTGGAGGCGGGAGCGACCTGTATGTTCTCGCCGATGGACGCGACCCGGACCGACGAGGCGTTCCTGATCGAGGTGATCGACGCGGTCACCGAGGCCGGAACCGACTGGATCAACATTCCGGACACCACAGGCGTCGCGACGCCGCGGCGGTACTACGACCTGATCGACAAGGTCACGGACCACACCGACGCGTACATCGACGTCCACACCCACGACGACTTCGGGCTGGCAACTGCGAACGCGCTCGCCGGGATCGAAGCCGGTGCCGACCAGGCGCAGGTTTCGGTCAACTCGATCGGCGAGCGCGCGGGCAACGCCGCCTACGAGGAGTTCGTGATGGCCGTCGAGTCGCTGTACCAGGGCGACACCGGAATCGACACGACCCGGATCAGCGAGCTATCGGCGATCGTCGAGGGGAAAAGCGGGATGGACGTCCCCGGCAACAAACCCGTCGTGGGCGAGAACGCCTTCTCCCACGAGAGCGGCATCCACGCTGCAGGCGTCATCGAGAACTCCGATACGTTCGAACCCGGCGTGATGACTCCCGAGATGATCGGCGCCGAGCGCCGACTCGTGCTCGGCAAACACACCGGGACCCACTCGGTCCGCGAGCGGCTGGTAGAACGCGGATTCGATCCCACGGACGAACAGGTCCGTGCGGTTACCCGACGGGTCAAAGACTTCGGAGCCGAGAAACGCGACGTAACGGTCGCCGATCTCGAGCGATTCGCCGAGGAGGAAGGCGTCGAACGCGAGCGCGAGGAGGTGCGCGTTTGA
- the ilvB gene encoding biosynthetic-type acetolactate synthase large subunit → MSERVAPISRHEEQDRKQEATDDRRADADGDAEPVTTGAEAVVRALENAGVEYAFGVQGGAIMPVYDALYDSDIYHVTMAHEQGAAHAADAYGIVSGEPGLCLATSGPGATNLVTGIADADMDSDPMLALTGQVPTNFVGNDAFQETDTTGVTAPITKNNTFSTDADRVGTDVSEAFALARDGRPGPTLVDLPKDVTKGETDREPVEPTTPETYEVQEEADSEIVEAAARRIENAERPVMLLGGGVIKGDASEQCRAFAIEHEIPVITTMPGLGAFPEDHELSLEMAGMHGTGYANMAISMCDTLIGVGTRFDDRLTGGIETFAPDAELIHVDIDPAEISKNIHAEYPLVGDAATVIEQLDEAVESSPEATKWRAQCQQWKSEYPMEYEAPEDDPVKPQFVVEALDEATGDDAIVTTGVGQHQMWACQYWTYTEPRTWVSSHGLGAMGYGVPAAIGARLAADDDQDVICVDGDGSFLMTMQELSVAVRENMDITFVVLNNEYIGMVRQWQDAFFEGRHAASDYGWMPEFDKLAEAFGAEGYRIDDYDEVADTIEAALAYDGPAVIDAHIDPRENVYPMVPSGGDNAQFALTEEQL, encoded by the coding sequence ATGAGCGAACGCGTTGCACCGATCTCACGACACGAAGAACAGGATCGAAAGCAGGAGGCGACGGACGACCGACGAGCCGACGCAGACGGCGACGCCGAACCCGTCACGACGGGTGCCGAAGCGGTCGTCCGCGCGCTCGAGAACGCAGGCGTCGAGTACGCCTTCGGCGTCCAGGGCGGGGCGATCATGCCTGTCTACGACGCCCTGTACGATTCGGACATCTACCACGTGACGATGGCCCACGAACAGGGTGCGGCCCACGCCGCCGACGCCTACGGCATCGTCTCTGGCGAGCCGGGGCTTTGCCTGGCGACATCCGGTCCAGGGGCGACGAACCTCGTCACCGGCATCGCAGACGCCGACATGGACTCGGATCCGATGCTCGCGTTGACGGGACAGGTTCCGACGAACTTCGTCGGCAACGACGCCTTCCAGGAAACCGACACGACGGGCGTCACCGCGCCGATCACGAAGAACAACACGTTCTCGACCGACGCCGATCGCGTCGGCACCGACGTCAGCGAGGCGTTCGCCCTCGCTCGCGACGGCCGTCCCGGGCCGACGCTGGTCGATCTGCCCAAAGACGTCACGAAAGGCGAGACCGACCGCGAGCCGGTCGAACCGACGACGCCCGAGACCTACGAGGTCCAGGAGGAGGCCGACTCCGAGATCGTCGAGGCGGCGGCTCGCCGGATCGAGAACGCGGAACGGCCCGTCATGCTGCTGGGCGGCGGCGTCATCAAAGGCGACGCCAGCGAGCAGTGCCGGGCGTTCGCGATCGAACACGAGATCCCGGTCATCACGACGATGCCCGGACTCGGCGCGTTCCCCGAAGATCACGAACTGTCACTCGAGATGGCCGGCATGCACGGCACCGGCTACGCCAACATGGCGATCTCGATGTGTGACACGCTGATCGGGGTCGGCACCCGGTTCGACGATCGACTGACCGGCGGCATCGAGACGTTCGCGCCCGACGCCGAACTCATCCACGTCGACATCGACCCCGCCGAGATCTCGAAGAACATCCACGCGGAGTACCCGCTGGTTGGCGACGCCGCGACAGTGATAGAACAGCTCGACGAGGCCGTCGAATCCTCACCGGAAGCGACGAAGTGGCGTGCCCAGTGCCAGCAGTGGAAATCGGAGTATCCGATGGAATATGAGGCACCGGAAGACGATCCGGTCAAACCGCAGTTCGTCGTCGAGGCCCTAGACGAGGCCACCGGCGACGACGCGATCGTCACCACGGGCGTCGGCCAGCACCAGATGTGGGCCTGCCAGTACTGGACGTACACCGAACCGCGCACCTGGGTCTCGAGTCACGGCCTGGGTGCGATGGGCTACGGCGTCCCGGCTGCGATCGGGGCCCGGCTCGCGGCCGACGACGACCAGGACGTGATCTGTGTCGACGGCGACGGCTCGTTCCTGATGACGATGCAGGAGCTGTCGGTCGCCGTTCGCGAGAACATGGACATCACGTTCGTCGTGCTCAACAACGAGTACATCGGGATGGTTCGTCAGTGGCAAGATGCCTTCTTCGAGGGCCGACACGCCGCTTCGGACTACGGCTGGATGCCGGAGTTCGACAAGCTCGCCGAGGCCTTCGGCGCGGAGGGGTACCGCATCGACGACTACGACGAGGTCGCAGACACCATCGAGGCCGCACTCGCCTACGACGGCCCCGCAGTGATCGACGCACACATCGACCCCCGCGAGAACGTCTACCCGATGGTGCCAAGCGGCGGCGACAACGCACAGTTCGCACTGACGGAGGAGCAACTATGA
- the leuC gene encoding 3-isopropylmalate dehydratase large subunit: MSERTLYDKVWDRHTVTTLPTGQDQLFVGLHLIHEVTSPQAFGMLQERDLEVAYPELTHATVDHIVPTSSKERPYSDDAAEEMMAELEENVTEAGIDFSHPETGDQGIVHVIGPEQGLTQPGMTIVCGDSHTSTHGAFGALAFGIGTSQIRDVLATGTVAMEKQQVRKIQVDGELPEAVEAKDVILEVIRRLGTEGGVGYVYEYAGSAIENLDMEGRMSICNMSIEGGARAGYVNPDETTYGWLKETDYFQENPEKFEELKPYWESIASDETAEYDDVVTIDANELEPVVTWGTTPGQGVGVTEPIPAPEALPADKQATAERAQEHMGVEPGETMAGYPIDVAFLGSCTNARLPDLRRAARIVKGREVDPDVRAMVVPGSQRVKAAAEEEGLDEVFTEAGFEWRGAGCSMCLGMNEDQLEGDEASASSSNRNFVGRQGSKDGRTVLMNPRMVAAAAVNGEVTDVREMKEVSLQ, encoded by the coding sequence ATGAGCGAGCGGACACTGTACGACAAGGTCTGGGATCGACACACGGTGACCACGCTGCCGACCGGACAGGATCAACTGTTCGTCGGCCTCCATCTCATCCACGAGGTCACGAGCCCGCAGGCGTTCGGAATGCTCCAGGAACGCGACCTCGAGGTCGCCTACCCCGAACTCACCCACGCGACGGTCGATCACATCGTGCCGACCTCGAGCAAGGAACGGCCCTACAGCGACGACGCCGCAGAGGAGATGATGGCCGAACTCGAGGAGAACGTCACCGAGGCGGGCATCGACTTCTCGCACCCTGAGACGGGCGATCAGGGCATCGTCCACGTCATCGGACCCGAACAGGGGCTGACCCAGCCGGGGATGACGATCGTCTGTGGGGACTCCCACACCTCGACCCACGGTGCCTTCGGTGCGCTCGCCTTCGGCATCGGCACCTCCCAGATCCGGGACGTGCTCGCGACCGGCACCGTCGCGATGGAAAAACAGCAGGTCCGCAAGATCCAGGTCGACGGCGAACTGCCGGAGGCCGTCGAAGCCAAAGACGTCATCCTCGAGGTCATCCGCCGTCTCGGTACCGAAGGTGGCGTCGGCTACGTCTACGAGTACGCCGGCTCCGCCATCGAGAACCTGGACATGGAAGGGCGGATGTCGATCTGTAACATGTCGATCGAGGGTGGCGCTCGCGCGGGCTACGTCAACCCCGACGAGACCACCTACGGGTGGCTGAAAGAGACCGATTACTTCCAGGAAAACCCCGAGAAATTCGAGGAGCTCAAACCCTACTGGGAGTCGATCGCGAGCGACGAGACGGCAGAATACGACGACGTCGTCACCATCGACGCGAACGAACTCGAGCCCGTCGTCACCTGGGGGACGACCCCGGGCCAGGGCGTCGGCGTCACCGAACCGATCCCGGCACCCGAGGCGCTGCCCGCGGACAAGCAGGCGACGGCCGAACGTGCCCAAGAACACATGGGCGTCGAGCCCGGCGAGACGATGGCGGGCTATCCCATCGACGTCGCCTTCCTGGGTTCGTGTACGAACGCACGCCTGCCCGACCTCCGGCGGGCCGCCCGAATCGTCAAGGGTCGGGAGGTCGACCCCGACGTTCGCGCGATGGTCGTCCCCGGCAGCCAGCGCGTCAAAGCCGCCGCTGAAGAGGAAGGCTTAGACGAGGTCTTCACAGAAGCCGGCTTCGAGTGGCGCGGTGCGGGCTGTTCGATGTGTCTGGGCATGAACGAGGATCAGCTCGAGGGCGACGAGGCCTCGGCGTCGTCCTCGAACCGGAACTTCGTCGGCCGCCAGGGGAGCAAGGACGGCCGTACCGTCCTGATGAACCCGCGGATGGTCGCCGCGGCGGCGGTCAACGGCGAGGTCACTGACGTCCGCGAGATGAAAGAGGTGAGCCTGCAATGA
- the leuD gene encoding 3-isopropylmalate dehydratase small subunit: protein MSDEVEIPSVEEVSGTGVAIRGNDIDTDQIIPARFMKVVTFDGLGQFAFFDQRFTDDDEQKDHPMNEPEHQDASVMVVNANFGCGSSREHAPQALMRWGIDALIGESFAEIFAGNCLALGIPTVEADEETITDLQAWVEDNPDGEIEIDVEAETVTYGDTAVDVTVDDAQRKALVEGVWDTTALMKANASEVRKKAEELPYVDDDAIPEAE, encoded by the coding sequence ATGAGCGACGAGGTCGAGATTCCAAGCGTCGAGGAGGTATCGGGCACGGGCGTCGCGATCCGTGGCAACGACATCGACACGGACCAGATCATCCCGGCCCGGTTCATGAAGGTCGTCACTTTCGACGGCCTCGGGCAGTTTGCCTTCTTCGACCAGCGCTTTACCGACGACGACGAGCAAAAAGACCACCCGATGAACGAGCCCGAGCATCAGGACGCCTCGGTGATGGTGGTCAACGCCAACTTCGGCTGTGGCTCCTCCCGTGAGCACGCACCCCAGGCGCTGATGCGCTGGGGAATCGACGCCCTGATCGGCGAGAGTTTCGCCGAGATCTTCGCGGGCAACTGTCTCGCACTCGGCATCCCGACCGTCGAGGCAGACGAGGAGACGATCACCGACCTGCAAGCGTGGGTCGAGGACAACCCCGACGGCGAGATCGAGATCGACGTCGAGGCCGAGACGGTCACCTACGGCGATACGGCCGTCGACGTCACCGTCGACGACGCCCAGCGTAAGGCCTTGGTCGAGGGCGTCTGGGATACGACCGCGCTGATGAAGGCAAATGCCAGCGAGGTCCGCAAAAAGGCCGAGGAGTTGCCCTACGTCGACGACGACGCGATTCCCGAGGCCGAGTAA
- the ilvN gene encoding acetolactate synthase small subunit, with protein sequence MTGELEGPAPEERKQPAGRRNSQGIRVDPDVEAEHEPRRTVISALVKHEPGVLAEASGLFSRRQFNIESLSVGPTEDEERARITIVVEEPDPGIDQVKKQLRKLVSVISVTELPDDAMRRELALIKVNATRPDQVAAVAEMYDGTTVDASTETATVEITGSRQKIDAAVDTFEQFGIREVSRTGLTALARDTADTAAETPAEAQFDEPQTTPPETTSDDD encoded by the coding sequence ATGACAGGCGAACTCGAGGGACCCGCACCGGAGGAACGGAAACAGCCCGCGGGGAGACGTAACTCCCAGGGTATCCGCGTCGACCCGGACGTCGAGGCCGAACACGAGCCACGACGGACGGTCATCTCGGCGCTCGTCAAACACGAACCCGGTGTGCTCGCCGAGGCCTCTGGGCTGTTTTCGAGGCGGCAGTTCAACATCGAGAGTCTCTCGGTCGGCCCGACCGAGGACGAAGAGCGCGCCCGGATCACGATCGTCGTCGAAGAGCCCGATCCGGGAATCGATCAAGTCAAAAAGCAACTCCGCAAACTCGTCTCTGTGATCTCGGTGACCGAGCTTCCGGACGATGCGATGCGTCGGGAACTTGCGCTCATCAAGGTGAACGCGACGCGACCGGACCAGGTCGCTGCTGTCGCGGAGATGTACGACGGAACGACCGTCGATGCGAGCACCGAAACCGCGACCGTCGAGATCACCGGGAGTCGACAGAAGATCGACGCCGCCGTCGACACGTTCGAGCAGTTCGGCATTCGGGAAGTCTCCCGGACCGGGCTAACGGCGCTCGCTCGCGACACCGCAGACACCGCGGCGGAGACGCCGGCAGAAGCACAGTTCGACGAACCACAGACGACACCTCCAGAGACGACATCTGACGATGACTGA